ATGTGAATGTAAACTAATTtaattatctatatttttatagacCATTAATGGACCATCCATACAAATGAACATTACAGAACCATTAAAAAGTCACATTTTCAGAGTATTTAATAACCTGTGAAAATGTTCatgatataaatgaaaaataaaagctataagGTAATAAAATCTGCATCgattttttaatgaaagagaaaGTATAGCAACATTTTGTGTATATCTAGATGGTAAGATTATGGATATTGGGGATAGTTCTGTCTTTTACTGATTTGTGGAAAAGCTCCACAATGTCAGTGCATTTCTTTtacattcagaaaaaaagaaaaagattattgAAAAAGCGTTACCGAATGATCAGATAGAAAATATAAAGGAGAATTTGTCACAAGATGGTGGACTGTACACAGGCTTTTCCTTCTCCAGTCTCATATCCCTTAACTGAAAGAAAATCACATGTACAAACTCTGTGCGttgaatgttattattattattttaagtaaagGCTTTGTGAGGAATTCCTGGAAGATAGAAAGCAGATGGTgctgctgtggaggaggcaggcctGCAACAGGAGGccaaagaaagggaggaggggagccggCCAGTCTGGCTCCGGTTTGAGGGAAGCAGTCCTGGGGCATGTGAGGAAAGGAAGGAGCCAGCGCCTGAAACTCAGTGGACTGAGCGGTTGCGCGCCTTGACCCGCCCCGCTGCGGCCCCTCCGGCTGCGTGCGGAGCGGAAGGGGgaatggcggggggcggggccgaggcGCTGGCGGGCTCGAAGGGGTCCAGTTCCTAAGCGGCAAAAGCCCTGGCGCCGAGCTAGGCCGAGCAGCGCAGCGCTGCGCTGCGAAGTCAAGGCCGCTGGGACCCGTCAGAGACCCGTCGCCGCCGGCGCCTTTGCGGTTGCAGCCATCCGTCTCATCCCTGCCCGCTTTCCAACGGTCTCCTTCCGCATCGCCGAGTCAAAGCTGCAGCACCTTCGATAACAGCTAAGTGGTCATTTCGGGACTTGGGGCTGGGAGTCTGGGCGGGAGCTAGGCGCGGGCAGCACAGCCAGCGCGCCATCTCCTGCAGCAACCGCCACTGCTGCAGACACCCCTCCCGGGCGGGAGAGAACACTATCCAGAGGCCCACGCCGTCCCAACACCCAAGGTTATAGTTAGAGCGTTTCTACCGAGCGCTGGTGAGATCCTGGTGCTTAGTGAAGGGAGAGTCAGAGATCACGAAAAAAGATCTCGTATTGGATAGTGTTGGCTTTTTCTCAGCTTAATCGGACAAGTGGCAGCTTTGCCAAGTCTCCGTAAACCCCGAACCATGTCACCCCCAACCGTGCCTCCAATGGGTGTAGATGGTGTGTCCGCGTACCTGATGAAGAAAAGGCACACCCACAGGAAGCAGCGGCGCAAGCCCACTTTCCTCACTCGGAGGAACATCGTAGGCTGCCGCATTCAACACGGCTGGAAGGAAGGCAATGAGCCGGTGGAGCAATGGAAGGGGACAGTGCTCGAGCAGGTTTCTGTGAAGCCCACTCTCTACATCATCAAATATGACGGCAAAGATAGTGTGTATGGACTAGAACTGCACCGAGATAAGAGAGTTTTAGCACTCGAGATCCTTCCTGAGAGAGTGCCAACTCCTCGCATTGATTCGCGCCTCGCAGATTCCCTGATTGGCAAGGCAGTGGAGCATGTGTTTGAGGGGGAACACGGCAAGAAAGATGAATGGAAAGGCATGGTCCTGGCACGAGCCCCCGTGATGGACACTTGGTTTTACATCACCTACGAGAAAGATCCGGTACTTTATATGTACACGCTGCTGGATGACTACAAAGATGGTGACCTGCGCATCATTCCAGATTCCAACTACTATTTCCCTACAGCTGAGCGGGAGCCTGGAGAAGTGATTGACAGCCTCGTGGGCAAGCAGGTGGAGCACGCCAAAGATGATGGGTCCAAGAGAACCGGCATTTTCATCCATCAAGTGGTGGCCAAGCCGTCTGTCTACTTCATTAAGTTTGATGATGATATTCACATTTATGTCTATGGTTTGGTGAAAACCCCTTAAAttcattgtgtgtgttttgcaaaATTTGTGGAactattaaatgtaaaatatgtcGTGTTATTGTAATTGTACTTTTGAGAACAGTTTTGGTGTCAGAGAGTCAGaaatttattattacttattacttACTGTGCCTCTAAATCTTATACATTGACTAGTTCCACAGTTTTGCCCAAGTGTACTTTGGTACCTATGATATTGCCTTgttctgtaattgaaaaatttaaagtgGGTGCTCATAGAAAATTGAAAAGTGTTCATTACCATTGGAACAatgaaaaactaaagaaaaattaatggtGTAACCCCTCACCATATCCTTCccctcttttcccttcccttccttctttcttctcctcagaTAACAAGTGGTAAGAACATAATGCATGCCCTACATTTTTTCCAATCCTTTTACAAAAAGTTTGTTGCAGTTGTTTCTGAAAAAATGACAAGCCACATCATTTCTTTGTCATTgcttttcttaatcccttctgACCAGTAGCTGCAGAtatttctccatctccctccatttttctatccttctttccctccccacctctccctctgg
The sequence above is a segment of the Myotis daubentonii chromosome X, mMyoDau2.1, whole genome shotgun sequence genome. Coding sequences within it:
- the SPIN4 gene encoding spindlin-4, producing MSPPTVPPMGVDGVSAYLMKKRHTHRKQRRKPTFLTRRNIVGCRIQHGWKEGNEPVEQWKGTVLEQVSVKPTLYIIKYDGKDSVYGLELHRDKRVLALEILPERVPTPRIDSRLADSLIGKAVEHVFEGEHGKKDEWKGMVLARAPVMDTWFYITYEKDPVLYMYTLLDDYKDGDLRIIPDSNYYFPTAEREPGEVIDSLVGKQVEHAKDDGSKRTGIFIHQVVAKPSVYFIKFDDDIHIYVYGLVKTP